DNA sequence from the Halorussus limi genome:
TCCGCGGGCGAAATCGACGGGGCGTCGTCGGTCGCTTCCGGGGAACGCTCGTCGTCGGTCATACCCGACCGTACGACTCGCGAGGTGAAAACGATGTGGCGGCGTTCGCGCCGTAGGATTCGGGACCCGAGTTACGCCCACGGCGGCGCGTGCAGGTCGTGCATCGAGTCGATTCGGTACTCCGGCACGTGGTCGGCGTCCTCCTCGACGCGGGCCAACCAGACCGCCTCCACGCCGGCGGCCTGCGCGCCCGCCACGTCCGAACGCAGGGAGTTGCCGACGTGGACCGCCTCGTCGGCCGAGCAGTCCAGCGCCGAGAGCGTCCGGTGGAACGGGTCGGGGTCGGGCTTTACCACGCCGGTCGACCCCGCGAACGTCGCCGCGGCGAACCGGTCGGCGATGTCCAGCGCGGCCAACTTCGCCCGCTGGGTCTCGCGGTCGCCGTTGGTCACGAGCGCGAGGTCGTGGTCTGCGCCGAGGGCGTCCAGCGCCGCCTCCGCGCCGGGGAGGAATCGCACCTCGGTGGGGTCGGGGTCCTCGTAGGCGCGGGCCACCGCGAGCGCGTCGGCGGACTCGCGGCCCTGCTCGTCGGCGATGCCGGTGAAACACTTCTCGCGGAGTTCGACCGCCGAGTCGGCCGTCACTCGCGCCAGCCACCGCCGGAAGTCCGACACGCCGAAGAACGGTTCGACGCCCGCCGCGTCGAAGGCGTCGGCGAGTCGGTCGGCGGTCGAGCGGGGGTGCTCGCAGATGGTGTCGTCCAAGTCGAGAAAGACGGTGGGGGTGTCCGCGCTACTCATTAGGAGCGAGTACGCGCTCGACCGACAAAACGCCTCCGAGGGTCGCACTCGCGAGAGGGTCGTGCGAGGGTGAAGCGAGGGGACTGTTGGAGCGTGAAGCGAGGAGACTGTTCGGGGGTGAATCGAAGGGCCTGTGCGAGGTGCCTATTTACGCGCGGCCGTCGTAATCCGGTTGATGGCTAACCTCGACTCCAAGTCGATGAACAAACTCAGCATCGTCTCGACGCTGGTGGACGCCGCGATGGCGTTCGCCCGCGGGCGCAAGAAGAGCGCTCTCCTACTGGTCGGTGCCGCGGCGCTCTCGTCGCGGGTCCCGGGTATCGGAACCGCGGTATCGCTGTTGCTCCGACTCGTCCGTCGGTTCAGGTAGGTGGACGAGGAGCGCAGGCGACTCCAACGGGCGGTCGAAAAACGAGCGTTCGCTGTTTTCTCAGGACACCAGTCGCTGGTGTTCGACCTTGATGCACTTGTCCTGTACGACGCGGAGTCCGGCGTCCTCGGCGCGCGCGGCCGCCTCGTCGTCGGCGATGCCGAGTTGCGTCCAAACCACCGCCACGTCGTCGCGGTCCAGCGCCTCGTCGACGATGCCGGCCACCTCGTCGCTCGGCCGGAACACGTCCACGATGTCGACCTGCTCCTCGACCGCCGAGAGGGAGTCGTAGGCCGTCCGCCCGAAAATCTCGTCGGTCGTCGGGTTGACCGGCACCACCTCGTAGCCGCTGTCGAGCAGGTACTTCGGAATCTCGTGGGCGTCCTTGCCGGGCGTCGAGGAACACCCGACCACCGCGACGCGAGTCATCCCCAGAATTTCGCGCAGTTCGGCGTCGCTCTCTACGGGCATAGGTCACGTGACGCCGCCTGCGGGCAAAAGGGTTGAGGTAGCGACGGTCTGGGGGTGGTTTCGCGGGACGCGTGCGCCATCGAA
Encoded proteins:
- a CDS encoding HAD family hydrolase yields the protein MSSADTPTVFLDLDDTICEHPRSTADRLADAFDAAGVEPFFGVSDFRRWLARVTADSAVELREKCFTGIADEQGRESADALAVARAYEDPDPTEVRFLPGAEAALDALGADHDLALVTNGDRETQRAKLAALDIADRFAAATFAGSTGVVKPDPDPFHRTLSALDCSADEAVHVGNSLRSDVAGAQAAGVEAVWLARVEEDADHVPEYRIDSMHDLHAPPWA
- a CDS encoding CoA-binding protein; translated protein: MPVESDAELREILGMTRVAVVGCSSTPGKDAHEIPKYLLDSGYEVVPVNPTTDEIFGRTAYDSLSAVEEQVDIVDVFRPSDEVAGIVDEALDRDDVAVVWTQLGIADDEAAARAEDAGLRVVQDKCIKVEHQRLVS